One genomic region from Brachyhypopomus gauderio isolate BG-103 unplaced genomic scaffold, BGAUD_0.2 sc79, whole genome shotgun sequence encodes:
- the saal1 gene encoding protein saal1 isoform X2, producing the protein MDRNESCSEEADDNRSSRSSSPLDCPQTPEMDRNPSPPPERGDETGEEADAIGETVYSKHWLFSTLTSLIQMVTEHESQQGDSLEELSEEHEDELCKVWDMAMDKDVAGFLQEFKAPDILLGVITKSRSSRLTEICVGILGNMACFHDTRVSLSQNADLGAVLLLLLGDNDPPTLLETCRLLLTCVSQPDVAPLWLERIQQQTHTRNNLCFIMRSSTNVELLMKVGELVDKLLDEDEELMKSWLSGLPSEGDQDKDLHQDIALSLLEAAVQLRKESPEALDAYIHALQLLTTVDEGLQHLVSDGGCGGALWEFVCAVVCEDLCQPDDPPLILQEQKGLLAPALALLSALHSSLQTDINLSLVESLLRILYFHSENQQGFQDRTSEERKKRAGDRNDEARQDVQIQAVVETTGELLCTVLTHLPKDAVSDLIKDHHLADKIWVAALKSLLPQYITTVQCFVSALEEVEANMAKILKQECSIPSEPDTTKSD; encoded by the exons ATGG ATCGTAACGAGAGCTGTTCTGAAGAGGCGGATGACAACAGGTCCAGTCGGTCATCGTCGCCCCTCGACTGTCCACAGACCCCGGAGATGGATCGTAACCCCTCACCGCCTCCCGAGAGAGGTGATGAGACTGGCGAAGAGGCTGATGCTATCGGGGAGACCGTGTACAGCAAGCACTGGCTCTTCAGTACCTTAACCAGCCTTATTCAG ATGGTGACAGAGCACGAGTCACAACAGGGAGACAGTCTGGAAGAGTTATCTGAGGAGCATGAGGATGAGCTGTGTAAAGTCTGGGATATGGCCATGGACAAg GATGTGGCTGGCTTTCTACAGGAGTTTAAAGCTCCAGATATCCTTTTGGGAGTGATTACCAAGTCTCGTAGTTCACGGCTTACT GAAATATGTGTTGGAATATTGGGAAATATGGCATGTTTTCATGATACCCGTGTGTCTCTGAGCCAGAATGCTGACCTAGG TGCGgtgctgctgttgctgctggGTGATAATGACCCCCCCACATTGCTGGAGACATGCAG GCTTCTACTAACCTGTGTGTCCCAACCTGATGTTGCCCCCTTGTGGCTAGAGAGGATACaacagcagacacacacgcgcaacaACCTCTGTTTCATAATGCGCAGTTCCACTAATG TGGAGTTGTTGATGAAGGTGGGGGAACTGGTTGATAAACTTCTtgatgaggatgaggagttGATGAAGAGCTGGCTATCTGGGTTGCCCAGTGAGGGTGACCAGGACAAGGACCTGCACCAGGACATCGCCTTGTCCCTGCTGGAGGCCGCTGTGCAGCTCAG aAAAGAGAGTCCAGAGGCTCTTGATGCATATATACATGCTCTTCAACTCTTGACAACAGTAGATGAAGGACTACAGCATCTTG TGTCGGATGGAGGATGTGGCGGGGCATTATgggagtttgtgtgtgcagtggtgtgtgaGGACCTATGCCAGCCAGATGACCCGCCTCTCATACTACAGGAGCAGAAGGGACTCCTGGCTCCAGCCCTGGCCTTGCTCTCAGCCTTacactccagcctgcagacAGACATCA ATTTGTCTTTGGTGGAGAGTCTACTTCGCATCCTGTACTTTCATAGCGAGAACCAGCAGGGATTTCAGGACAGGACGtcagaggagagaaagaaaagagcaGGAGACAGAAATGACGAGGCGCGGCAAGATGTTCAGATCCAGGCAGTGGTTGAGACAACAGGAGAGTTGCTCTGTACAGTCCTCACCCATCTGCCCAAG GATGCTGTGTCAGACCTGATAAAAGATCATCACCTAGCTGATAAGATCTGGGTGGCTGCTTTAAAAAGTCTGCTACCACAGTACATCACAACG GTGCAGTGTTTTGTGTCAGCACTGGAAGAGGTGGAAGCCAACATGGCAAAAATTCTAAAGCAGGAGTGTTCCATCCCATCAGAACCAGACACAACTAAATCAGACTAG
- the saal1 gene encoding protein saal1 isoform X1, with amino-acid sequence MDRNESCSEEADDNRSSRSSSPLDCPQTPEMDRNPSPPPERGDETGEEADAIGETVYSKHWLFSTLTSLIQMVTEHESQQGDSLEELSEEHEDELCKVWDMAMDKDVAGFLQEFKAPDILLGVITKSRSSRLTEICVGILGNMACFHDTRVSLSQNADLGAVLLLLLGDNDPPTLLETCRLLLTCVSQPDVAPLWLERIQQQTHTRNNLCFIMRSSTNVELLMKVGELVDKLLDEDEELMKSWLSGLPSEGDQDKDLHQDIALSLLEAAVQLRKESPEALDAYIHALQLLTTVDEGLQHLVSDGGCGGALWEFVCAVVCEDLCQPDDPPLILQEQKGLLAPALALLSALHSSLQTDINLSLVESLLRILYFHSENQQGFQDRTSEERKKRAGDRNDEARQDVQIQAVVETTGELLCTVLTHLPKDAVSDLIKDHHLADKIWVAALKSLLPQYITTVSLCLLSPPTPSIFKTHAICLCLQVQCFVSALEEVEANMAKILKQECSIPSEPDTTKSD; translated from the exons ATGG ATCGTAACGAGAGCTGTTCTGAAGAGGCGGATGACAACAGGTCCAGTCGGTCATCGTCGCCCCTCGACTGTCCACAGACCCCGGAGATGGATCGTAACCCCTCACCGCCTCCCGAGAGAGGTGATGAGACTGGCGAAGAGGCTGATGCTATCGGGGAGACCGTGTACAGCAAGCACTGGCTCTTCAGTACCTTAACCAGCCTTATTCAG ATGGTGACAGAGCACGAGTCACAACAGGGAGACAGTCTGGAAGAGTTATCTGAGGAGCATGAGGATGAGCTGTGTAAAGTCTGGGATATGGCCATGGACAAg GATGTGGCTGGCTTTCTACAGGAGTTTAAAGCTCCAGATATCCTTTTGGGAGTGATTACCAAGTCTCGTAGTTCACGGCTTACT GAAATATGTGTTGGAATATTGGGAAATATGGCATGTTTTCATGATACCCGTGTGTCTCTGAGCCAGAATGCTGACCTAGG TGCGgtgctgctgttgctgctggGTGATAATGACCCCCCCACATTGCTGGAGACATGCAG GCTTCTACTAACCTGTGTGTCCCAACCTGATGTTGCCCCCTTGTGGCTAGAGAGGATACaacagcagacacacacgcgcaacaACCTCTGTTTCATAATGCGCAGTTCCACTAATG TGGAGTTGTTGATGAAGGTGGGGGAACTGGTTGATAAACTTCTtgatgaggatgaggagttGATGAAGAGCTGGCTATCTGGGTTGCCCAGTGAGGGTGACCAGGACAAGGACCTGCACCAGGACATCGCCTTGTCCCTGCTGGAGGCCGCTGTGCAGCTCAG aAAAGAGAGTCCAGAGGCTCTTGATGCATATATACATGCTCTTCAACTCTTGACAACAGTAGATGAAGGACTACAGCATCTTG TGTCGGATGGAGGATGTGGCGGGGCATTATgggagtttgtgtgtgcagtggtgtgtgaGGACCTATGCCAGCCAGATGACCCGCCTCTCATACTACAGGAGCAGAAGGGACTCCTGGCTCCAGCCCTGGCCTTGCTCTCAGCCTTacactccagcctgcagacAGACATCA ATTTGTCTTTGGTGGAGAGTCTACTTCGCATCCTGTACTTTCATAGCGAGAACCAGCAGGGATTTCAGGACAGGACGtcagaggagagaaagaaaagagcaGGAGACAGAAATGACGAGGCGCGGCAAGATGTTCAGATCCAGGCAGTGGTTGAGACAACAGGAGAGTTGCTCTGTACAGTCCTCACCCATCTGCCCAAG GATGCTGTGTCAGACCTGATAAAAGATCATCACCTAGCTGATAAGATCTGGGTGGCTGCTTTAAAAAGTCTGCTACCACAGTACATCACAACGGTGAGTTTGTGTTTATTATCACCCCCAACCCCCAGTATATTCAAAACACATGCTATCTGTCTTTGTCTCCAGGTGCAGTGTTTTGTGTCAGCACTGGAAGAGGTGGAAGCCAACATGGCAAAAATTCTAAAGCAGGAGTGTTCCATCCCATCAGAACCAGACACAACTAAATCAGACTAG